A window of Gopherus evgoodei ecotype Sinaloan lineage chromosome 13, rGopEvg1_v1.p, whole genome shotgun sequence contains these coding sequences:
- the GUCD1 gene encoding protein GUCD1 isoform X1 has translation MRSLRHSQALAGLQPLSAIVLCTPAVVHTLITNTTADYVQLQVPVIQQLYHWDCGLACSRMALQYLNRLNDEEFQKAIRELRLTKSIWTIDLAYLMRHFGVKHRFCTQTLGVDKGYKNQSFYRKHFDTEENRVNQLFAQAKASKVLVEKCTVTVQDIQEHLSQGHVAIVLVNAVLLLCELCSSPVKYCCFLPIGQKCFCRNPDYQGHFIVLCGYNKASGSVYYNNPAYADRTCSTSISNFEEARTSYGTDEDILFIYTDS, from the exons ATGAGAAGTTTGAGGCATTCACAGGCCCTGGCTGGTCTGCAGCCCTTATCAGCAATAGTCCTCTGCACACCTGCTGTTGTGCACACTCTGATCACTAATACCACAG CTGACTATGTCCAGTTGCAAGTGCCAGTTATTCAGCAGTTGTACCATTGGGACTGTGGGCTAGCCTGCTCCAGGATGGCACTGCA GTACCTGAATCGTTTGAATGATGAGGAATTTCAGAAAGCCATCCGGGAACTCCGGTTAACGAAGAGTATCTGGACCATTGACTTGGCTTACCTAATGCGGCACTTTGGTGTTAAGCATAGGTTCTGCACACAGACACTTGGAGTCGACAAGGGCTATAAAAATCAG TCGTTCTACAGGAAACACTTTGACACGGAAGAGAACAGAGTGAACCAGCTGTTCGCCCAGGCCAAAGCCAGCAAGGTGCTGGTGGAGAAGTG CACAGTGACTGTACAGGACATTCAGGAGCACCTGTCCCAAGGTCATGTAGCCATTGTCCTGGTGAATGCAGTCTTGTTGCTGTGTGAACTTTGCTCAAGTCCCGTCAAATATTGCTGTTTCCTCCCTATTGGCCAGAAGTGCTTCTGCAGGAATCCTGACTACCAGGGCCATTTCATTGTGTTGTGTGGCTACAACAAAGCCTCAGGGAGTGTCTACTATAACAACCCTGCCTATGCTGACC GAACATGCAGCACCAGTATCAGTAACTTCGAGGAAGCCAGGACAAGTTACGGCACAGATGAGGATATCCTGTTTATCTACACGGACAGCTGA
- the SNRPD3 gene encoding small nuclear ribonucleoprotein Sm D3, translating to MSIGVPIKVLHEAEGHIVTCETNTGEVYRGKLIEAEDNMNCQMSNITVTYRDGRVAQLEQVYIRGSKIRFLILPDMLKNAPMLKSMKNKNQGSGAGRGKAAILKAQVAARGRGRGMGRGNIFQKRR from the exons ATGTCCATCGGAGTGCCAATTAAAGTGCTGCATGAGGCAGAGGGCCACATTGTGACATGTGAGACCAATACAGGGGAAGTCTACCGTGGCAAACTCATTGAGGCGGAGGACAACATGAACTGCCAG ATGTCCAACATCACAGTGACATACAGAGATGGGCgagtggcacagctggagcaGGTGTACATCAGGGGTAGCAAGATACGGTTCCTCATTTTACCAGATATGTTGAAAAATGCTCCTATGTTAAAGAGCATGAAGAATAAAAACCAGGGTTCTGGGGCCGGACGAGGCAAAGCAGCTATTCTTAAAGCCCAAG TGGCTGCAAGAGGAAGAGGTCGTGGAATGGGCCGTGGCAACATTTTCCAGAAGCGAAGATAA
- the GUCD1 gene encoding protein GUCD1 isoform X2, producing MKSPKEAADSEPPSADYVQLQVPVIQQLYHWDCGLACSRMALQYLNRLNDEEFQKAIRELRLTKSIWTIDLAYLMRHFGVKHRFCTQTLGVDKGYKNQSFYRKHFDTEENRVNQLFAQAKASKVLVEKCTVTVQDIQEHLSQGHVAIVLVNAVLLLCELCSSPVKYCCFLPIGQKCFCRNPDYQGHFIVLCGYNKASGSVYYNNPAYADRTCSTSISNFEEARTSYGTDEDILFIYTDS from the exons ATGAAAAGCCCCAAGGAGGCCGCGGACTCGGAGCCGCCCTCAG CTGACTATGTCCAGTTGCAAGTGCCAGTTATTCAGCAGTTGTACCATTGGGACTGTGGGCTAGCCTGCTCCAGGATGGCACTGCA GTACCTGAATCGTTTGAATGATGAGGAATTTCAGAAAGCCATCCGGGAACTCCGGTTAACGAAGAGTATCTGGACCATTGACTTGGCTTACCTAATGCGGCACTTTGGTGTTAAGCATAGGTTCTGCACACAGACACTTGGAGTCGACAAGGGCTATAAAAATCAG TCGTTCTACAGGAAACACTTTGACACGGAAGAGAACAGAGTGAACCAGCTGTTCGCCCAGGCCAAAGCCAGCAAGGTGCTGGTGGAGAAGTG CACAGTGACTGTACAGGACATTCAGGAGCACCTGTCCCAAGGTCATGTAGCCATTGTCCTGGTGAATGCAGTCTTGTTGCTGTGTGAACTTTGCTCAAGTCCCGTCAAATATTGCTGTTTCCTCCCTATTGGCCAGAAGTGCTTCTGCAGGAATCCTGACTACCAGGGCCATTTCATTGTGTTGTGTGGCTACAACAAAGCCTCAGGGAGTGTCTACTATAACAACCCTGCCTATGCTGACC GAACATGCAGCACCAGTATCAGTAACTTCGAGGAAGCCAGGACAAGTTACGGCACAGATGAGGATATCCTGTTTATCTACACGGACAGCTGA